A single window of Crassostrea angulata isolate pt1a10 chromosome 8, ASM2561291v2, whole genome shotgun sequence DNA harbors:
- the LOC128159101 gene encoding actin-related protein 2/3 complex subunit 4: MSATLKPYLDAIRHTLTAGFSLQNFDSQVVERHNKPEVEVKSSKELLLTPVTISRNEKEKVLIEGSINSLRISITIKQADDIEKILCHKFMRFMMMRAEHFTVLRRKPVEGYDISFLITNTHTEQMYKHKLVDFIIHFMEEIDKEISAMKLAVNSRARISAEEFLKRF, encoded by the exons ATG tCAGCGACACTAAAACCTTATCTGGATGCCATTCGGCACACCCTGACTGCAGGATTCAGCCTTCAGAACTTCGACTCACAAGTGGTAGAAAGGCACAACAAACCCGAGGTGGAAGTCAA AAGTAGCAAAGAACTCCTTCTTACCCCTGTGACAATCAGcagaaatgaaaaagaaaaagttcTAATCGAGGGATCCATTAATTCTCTCAGGATAAGCATCACGATAAAGCAG gcgGATGATATAGAGAAGATTTTGTGTCACAAATTTATGCGCTTTATGATGATGAGAGCTGAACATTTTACTGTTCTGCGGCGAAAACCTGTAGAG GGATATGACATTAGCTTCCTTATTACAAATACGCACACAGAGCAGATGTATAAACACAAGCTGGTTGACTTTATCATTCACTTCATGGAGGAAATAGACAAAGAAATTAGTGCTATGAAACTAGCCGTCAATTCACGGGCCAGAATCAGCGCAGAAGAATTTCTGAAGCgattttaa